One Streptomyces hundungensis DNA segment encodes these proteins:
- a CDS encoding sacsin N-terminal ATP-binding-like domain-containing protein: MAAEGADPFGTARLRRGVLNAWGAGPARFREDANAEEDLALGGYRDRLVVELAQNAADAAARTGTEGRLRLTLHPGGPDGPAVLAAANTGAPLDAVGVESLSTLRASAKRADTEVAVGRFGVGFAAVLAVSDEPAVVGRTGGVRWSLAEARELAAQTALASPGLGDELRRRDGHVPLLRLPLPAEGAAPEGYDTVVVLPLRDAAAEDLVRRLLDGIDDALLLTLPGLTEIVVETPDATRVLKRSVHDAYVHIDDSRDETIHRWRTVSRHGPLGKELLADRPVEERLRPHWTLTWAVPVDEDGAPERPRTAAVVHAPTPTDEPLGVPALLIASFPLDTARRHPAPGPLTDFLVDRAADAYAELLAAWRPVTTGTVDLVPGPLGRGELDGALRAAILERLPRVAFLAPAAPTEELPALRPFEAEVVEGAGADTVRVLAEVLPTLLPAGLERRPELRALEVGRLSLGDAVERIAGAERPPEWWYRLYDTLAGVDPDRLSGLPVPLVGGRTATGPRQILLPLADTPSDLGRLGLKVAHPDAAHPLLEKLGALPATPRAVLTTPQVRAAVAASLDSGEIWDEDALDADELADTVLALVREANLAPGDEPWLGALALPDEDGELAPAGELLLPGSPLAAVVREGELAEVDRELADRWGEQPLTACGVLATFALVRAADVVLDPDELEPREGDFAEPDDAGLLDAVDVWCEDVLDRLPETPVPPVATEIVAVRDLDLVDDDAWPQALALLARPPLRDALVQPVRVLLPDGTTESVRPYTAWWLRDHPVLDGRRPAGLRAAGSDPLLSGLYEPVDATGFDDAQVLRALGVRTSVAALLDEPGGAAELLGRLADPDRSVSASQLHALYTALAELDPEQVTLPDELRAVVDGEVRVVDASDAVVADAPDLLPLASGLALLPVAPARAAELAELLQVGRLSEAASGEVTSFGVEREVPEAVRVLLGPLAPASYVEHESLVAGGVELDWRRAGGDGVVHAATLEGVAAGLAWAAGQWPRRFEVAALLEDPSRTAELSRDRWFD, from the coding sequence ATGGCGGCCGAAGGGGCCGACCCCTTCGGGACGGCGCGGCTACGGCGAGGCGTCCTGAACGCCTGGGGCGCGGGCCCCGCCAGATTCCGCGAGGACGCCAACGCCGAGGAGGACCTCGCGCTCGGCGGCTACCGTGACCGCCTCGTCGTGGAACTCGCCCAGAACGCCGCCGACGCCGCCGCCCGCACCGGCACCGAGGGCCGCCTCCGGCTCACCCTGCACCCGGGCGGCCCCGACGGCCCCGCCGTACTGGCCGCCGCCAACACCGGCGCCCCCCTGGACGCCGTGGGCGTCGAGTCGCTCTCGACCCTGCGCGCCAGCGCCAAGCGCGCTGACACCGAAGTCGCCGTCGGCCGGTTCGGCGTCGGGTTCGCCGCGGTGCTCGCCGTCAGCGACGAGCCCGCCGTGGTGGGCCGCACCGGCGGTGTGCGCTGGTCGCTCGCCGAGGCCCGCGAACTGGCCGCGCAGACCGCCCTCGCCAGCCCCGGACTCGGCGACGAGCTGCGCCGCCGCGACGGACACGTACCGCTGCTGAGGCTGCCGCTGCCCGCCGAGGGCGCCGCCCCCGAGGGCTATGACACCGTCGTGGTGCTGCCGCTGCGCGACGCCGCCGCCGAGGACCTCGTACGCCGTCTCCTCGACGGCATCGACGACGCCCTGCTCCTCACGCTGCCCGGCCTCACCGAGATCGTCGTCGAAACCCCGGACGCCACACGGGTGTTGAAACGTTCGGTGCACGACGCGTACGTCCACATCGACGACAGTCGCGACGAGACGATCCACCGCTGGCGGACCGTCAGCCGGCACGGCCCGCTCGGCAAGGAGCTGCTCGCCGACCGCCCCGTGGAGGAGCGGCTGCGCCCGCACTGGACCCTCACCTGGGCCGTCCCGGTGGACGAGGACGGCGCGCCCGAGCGGCCCCGTACCGCCGCCGTGGTGCACGCGCCCACCCCCACCGACGAGCCGCTCGGCGTCCCCGCGCTGCTCATCGCCTCGTTCCCGCTCGACACCGCCCGCCGCCACCCGGCGCCCGGCCCGCTCACCGACTTCCTGGTGGATCGCGCCGCCGACGCCTACGCCGAACTCCTCGCCGCCTGGCGCCCGGTGACGACCGGCACCGTCGACCTGGTGCCCGGCCCGCTGGGGCGGGGCGAGCTGGACGGCGCTCTGCGCGCGGCGATCCTGGAGCGGCTGCCCCGTGTCGCGTTCCTGGCGCCCGCCGCGCCCACCGAGGAACTCCCCGCGCTGCGCCCCTTCGAGGCGGAGGTCGTCGAGGGCGCCGGCGCCGACACGGTGCGCGTGCTCGCCGAAGTGCTGCCCACGCTGCTGCCCGCAGGTCTCGAACGCCGCCCCGAATTGCGGGCGTTGGAGGTGGGACGGCTCTCGCTCGGCGACGCCGTCGAGCGGATCGCGGGCGCCGAGCGGCCCCCCGAGTGGTGGTACCGCCTCTACGACACGCTCGCCGGAGTGGACCCCGACCGGCTCTCCGGGCTCCCCGTGCCGCTGGTCGGCGGCCGCACCGCCACCGGCCCCCGGCAGATCCTGCTGCCGCTCGCCGACACCCCGTCCGACCTGGGACGCCTGGGCCTGAAGGTCGCCCACCCCGACGCCGCGCATCCGCTGCTGGAAAAGCTCGGCGCGCTGCCCGCCACCCCGCGCGCCGTTCTGACGACCCCTCAGGTGCGGGCCGCCGTCGCCGCCTCGCTGGACAGCGGGGAGATCTGGGACGAGGACGCGCTCGACGCCGACGAACTCGCCGACACCGTACTGGCGTTGGTGCGCGAGGCCAATCTCGCGCCCGGTGACGAGCCCTGGCTCGGCGCGCTCGCCCTGCCCGACGAGGACGGCGAACTCGCCCCCGCAGGCGAGCTCCTGCTGCCCGGATCCCCCCTCGCCGCCGTCGTCCGCGAGGGTGAACTCGCCGAAGTGGACCGGGAGTTGGCCGATCGCTGGGGCGAGCAGCCGCTCACCGCATGCGGGGTGCTCGCCACGTTCGCCCTCGTACGGGCCGCCGATGTCGTCCTGGACCCGGACGAACTGGAGCCGCGCGAGGGCGACTTCGCCGAGCCCGACGACGCGGGGCTGCTCGACGCGGTGGACGTGTGGTGCGAGGACGTCCTGGACCGGCTGCCCGAGACGCCGGTCCCGCCGGTGGCCACCGAGATCGTCGCCGTCCGCGACCTCGACCTGGTCGACGACGACGCCTGGCCACAGGCCCTCGCCCTGCTCGCCCGGCCGCCGCTGCGGGACGCCCTGGTCCAGCCGGTGCGGGTCCTGCTGCCCGACGGCACCACCGAGTCCGTACGCCCCTACACCGCCTGGTGGCTGCGCGACCATCCGGTCCTGGACGGCCGGCGCCCCGCCGGGCTGCGCGCGGCCGGCTCCGACCCCCTCCTGTCCGGTCTTTACGAGCCCGTGGACGCGACCGGCTTCGATGACGCGCAGGTCCTGCGGGCGCTGGGGGTGCGCACCTCGGTGGCCGCGCTCCTGGACGAGCCGGGCGGCGCGGCGGAACTCCTCGGCCGCCTCGCCGACCCCGACCGATCGGTCTCGGCGTCCCAACTCCACGCCCTGTACACGGCGTTGGCGGAGCTCGACCCCGAGCAGGTCACCCTGCCCGACGAACTGCGGGCGGTCGTCGACGGCGAGGTCCGGGTGGTCGACGCCTCCGACGCGGTCGTGGCGGACGCCCCCGACCTGCTGCCCCTCGCCTCCGGGCTGGCCCTGCTGCCCGTCGCCCCGGCGCGCGCCGCCGAACTCGCGGAGCTCCTCCAGGTGGGGCGGCTCAGCGAGGCGGCGTCGGGCGAGGTGACGTCCTTCGGGGTCGAGCGGGAGGTGCCCGAGGCGGTACGGGTCCTGCTCGGGCCGCTCGCGCCGGCGAGCTATGTCGAGCACGAGTCGCTGGTGGCGGGCGGGGTGGAGCTCGACTGGCGTCGGGCGGGGGGTGACGGGGTGGTGCATGCGGCGACGCTTGAGGGGGTTGCGGCGGGGTTGGCCTGGGCGGCCGGGCAGTGGCCTCGACGGTTCGAAGTGGCGGCGCTCCTGGAGGACCCGTCCCGCACGGCCGAACTCTCGCGAGACCGCTGGTTCGACTGA
- a CDS encoding DUF3027 domain-containing protein, giving the protein MSAATTRSRTPDRLCAEAVDLAREAAEEAAAPGVVGEHVTLVPEGDRVVTHFFECKEPGYRGWRWAVTVARASRAKLVTLDETVLLPGPDALQAPEWVPWSERLRPGDMGPGDLLPTEADDPRLEPGYTGEDAPPPNSVLSQELAERIEAEDAELSEREAPAGSARGSVASVADELGMRRARVLSRYGLHAAADRWEESFGGKTAMAQAAPASCVSCAFLVPIAGSLSQAFGICANEFGPADGRVVAFDYGCGGHSEAAVMPTPPRPASPVLDTVGADPFRFRPDRGGSVPDVADATEDLGHS; this is encoded by the coding sequence GTGAGTGCTGCGACGACGCGAAGCCGTACCCCTGACCGCCTGTGCGCCGAGGCGGTCGACCTAGCCCGCGAGGCGGCGGAGGAAGCCGCCGCGCCGGGTGTGGTCGGCGAGCATGTGACCCTCGTGCCGGAGGGCGACCGGGTCGTCACGCACTTCTTCGAGTGCAAGGAACCCGGCTACCGGGGCTGGCGCTGGGCGGTGACGGTGGCGCGCGCCTCGCGCGCCAAGCTGGTCACCCTCGACGAGACGGTCCTGCTGCCCGGCCCCGACGCCCTCCAGGCCCCCGAGTGGGTGCCGTGGAGCGAGCGGCTGCGGCCCGGCGACATGGGACCCGGCGACCTGCTGCCCACCGAGGCCGACGACCCGCGCCTGGAACCCGGCTACACCGGCGAGGACGCGCCGCCGCCCAACTCGGTGCTCTCGCAGGAGCTGGCCGAGCGGATCGAGGCGGAGGACGCCGAGCTGTCCGAGCGCGAGGCCCCTGCGGGCAGCGCGCGCGGCTCCGTCGCGTCCGTCGCCGACGAACTCGGCATGCGCCGGGCGCGGGTCCTTTCGCGGTACGGGCTGCACGCGGCGGCCGACCGGTGGGAGGAGTCCTTCGGCGGCAAGACCGCGATGGCTCAGGCGGCGCCGGCCTCCTGCGTCTCCTGTGCCTTCCTCGTGCCGATCGCGGGATCGCTCTCCCAGGCGTTCGGCATCTGCGCCAATGAATTCGGTCCTGCGGACGGGCGTGTCGTGGCGTTCGACTACGGCTGTGGGGGGCACTCGGAGGCGGCCGTCATGCCTACGCCGCCGCGGCCGGCTTCGCCGGTGCTGGACACGGTGGGGGCGGATCCGTTCCGGTTCCGGCCGGATCGGGGTGGGTCCGTGCCGGATGTGGCGGACGCCACGGAAGACCTGGGCCACTCCTAA
- a CDS encoding MFS transporter, which yields MATARSSGSSDESGRLRRAGRTVGRALHLPFTGTARSIRKATHAHGAGESGLGKLIELHAVNGAGDVMITVALASTVFFSVPTDQARGRVALYLAITMAPFTLLAPVIGPLLDRMPHGRRAAMAGAMVARALLALTMSGAVATGGLELYPAALGVLVASKAYGVVRSAVVPRLLPPRFSLVKANSRVTLAGLLATGAAAPIGAGLSRIGPEWPLYGAFCVFVAGMFLAFSLDPKVDSAKGETKARLSDRGEPKPSLRTVGVSVQNGLYANAALRALSGFLIFFLAFLLREHPLSGQSAAVSLGIVGVSAGVGNALGTAVGSLLRARGPEVLIVTMLTIALGVAALSAAFFSGVMVAVLGATAGLTQALAKLSLDAMIQRDVPEEVRTSAFARSETLLQVAWVLGGAIGIALPLNGALGMSVAASLLALGAAVSVRGLLGAARRGSPRPRVA from the coding sequence GTGGCAACCGCAAGGTCGTCAGGTTCTTCGGACGAGTCCGGCCGCCTGCGCAGGGCAGGCCGGACGGTCGGTCGCGCCCTGCATCTGCCGTTCACGGGGACGGCGCGTTCGATCAGAAAAGCCACCCATGCGCACGGCGCGGGTGAGTCGGGGCTCGGCAAACTGATCGAGCTGCACGCTGTGAACGGCGCCGGCGACGTCATGATCACCGTGGCGCTCGCGTCGACCGTGTTCTTCTCCGTGCCGACCGATCAGGCCCGCGGCCGCGTCGCGCTCTATCTGGCGATCACGATGGCCCCCTTCACTCTCCTGGCGCCGGTGATCGGCCCGCTGCTCGACCGGATGCCGCACGGCCGCCGCGCCGCGATGGCCGGTGCGATGGTGGCCCGCGCGCTGCTCGCGCTGACCATGTCCGGCGCGGTCGCCACCGGCGGCCTTGAGCTGTACCCGGCGGCACTGGGCGTCCTGGTGGCCTCGAAGGCGTACGGCGTGGTCAGAAGCGCCGTCGTGCCGCGGCTGCTGCCACCGCGCTTCTCGCTGGTGAAGGCGAATTCGCGGGTCACCCTGGCCGGCCTGCTCGCCACGGGGGCCGCCGCCCCGATCGGCGCGGGGCTCTCCCGCATCGGGCCCGAATGGCCGCTCTACGGGGCGTTCTGTGTCTTCGTTGCGGGCATGTTCCTGGCCTTCTCGCTCGACCCGAAGGTCGACTCGGCGAAGGGCGAGACCAAGGCGCGGCTCTCCGACCGGGGTGAGCCGAAGCCCAGTCTGCGTACGGTCGGGGTGTCCGTGCAGAACGGTCTGTACGCCAATGCCGCGCTGCGCGCGCTCTCCGGGTTCCTGATCTTCTTCCTGGCGTTCCTGCTGCGCGAGCACCCCCTGTCCGGGCAGAGCGCGGCCGTCTCGCTCGGCATCGTGGGCGTCTCGGCGGGCGTCGGCAACGCGCTGGGCACGGCGGTCGGCTCGCTGCTGCGGGCGCGCGGGCCCGAGGTGCTGATCGTGACGATGCTGACGATCGCGCTCGGCGTCGCGGCCCTGTCCGCCGCGTTCTTCAGCGGGGTGATGGTGGCGGTGCTGGGCGCGACCGCCGGACTCACCCAGGCCCTGGCCAAGCTGTCCCTGGACGCGATGATCCAGCGCGACGTACCGGAGGAGGTCCGTACGTCCGCGTTCGCCCGGTCGGAGACCCTGCTCCAGGTGGCGTGGGTGCTCGGCGGCGCGATCGGCATCGCGCTGCCGCTCAACGGCGCCCTCGGCATGTCGGTGGCCGCGTCCCTGCTCGCGCTCGGCGCGGCCGTCTCGGTACGGGGCCTGCTCGGTGCGGCCCGCCGGGGTTCCCCCCGGCCGCGCGTCGCCTGA